ttttttatataatatttttatataagtaatagtgtgaatagaatctattagatcatatgttagaataataattatataattttatacatttaaaagtttaaatataattaagatatacatgtatttatatattgacggatcggatcggatatccacttcccaaaattttaatttttgtgatttacttcgattttaacggataATGAATTTTAATACGGATATCCGAAATTTTCGGATCAATCGCAACAGATAacaaatcgaatcaaatttcacgTATAAAATGCCCCGCCTTATCACAAAGTTACCATGTTATacacataaataataatcaacAAATACACCATCCAAATTTCATTTACTTCACAGTTCACAAAGCTAAGAATTTCACAGAGATAAATATAGGAGTTTTCAGAACATAAGCTTTTTCTAAAATGATCTGAAACACCGAATCTCAGcatcctcctccacctccacctccgCCTCCTCCACCCCCACCCCCACCTCCatcacctccaccaccaccgccaccaccgccgccaccacctccaccacctccatctccaccacccccaccacctccaccaccaccaccaccaccaccaccaccaccaccgccgccgccaccaccaccaccaccatcaccacAGCCGCCATCAAAACCTCCACCCCCACCACCAAACCAGCCGCCAACTCCGCCAACTCCGCCACCACTATTCGAAAATCCTCTATGACCCCCAGAATAATCACTACCTCTTAGATCTCCCATTCCGCCTCCGCCACCCTCTCCTTCTCTGCCATCACCACCCTTTCCTTCTCTGCCATCACCACCCCCAGCTAAGGCcacaaaaaatatcaaaacaccAACAAAAGAACCAGCAGCTATGATGAGTATTACCCAGATCTCCATCTTAAGCAAAATATCTACATGCAGTTATTCCCACtaacatgtatatatagttTTCTTGCCTTACCGAGGTTTCCCCATACAAATATGAGAAATTCTTTGGTACACCCCTAGAGTGAATCTTTAAGTTcatccaaccaataggatttcagtatttcatattcagtatcttttaaaaaaggaaacacaatattgtcaaattttattatgtttttaaaataaaaaataaatagaaaataatagtaatcgcaagaaaaaaaaatatatttaagatacCATCACTAGAAAAAACCCTAGCCgtcaagaaagaaaaagagagatttttCATAATTTCAAGCCGATGATCGGAGGCTTCTCCAGCTCCGACATCGGCTTGTTTAATtcattttgcttctctttcTTTGATCTATTTTGTTTCCAGTCGCTGTTTTATTGccaatttattttgaatctggCAATGTTTTTTGTTCTTATGTATGCTTCTTCTAATTGGTTTGGAAAGACAAAACTTTCGGTTCAGTTGAACTGTTTAGAAAAGATAATTGACAGATCTACTGCGGATGGTGGTGACGGGTCTTACCAGCTTCAATCATTGATGGTTCTTCATTCGATGGTGATGGAGTTCTTACTGCAAACTATGGTTACTTTGACTCTGCTAATAGAGTAAAATAAAGAGTTGTTTTATCTCGGTGGCTCCTACTGgagtaataaaaagagaatgacAATCGTTTTCAACTCACTCTGAAGCATGGTGTTTTTGGATTAATACGAAGATTATCTCTTTTGAGATTCATCTATTCTAGAAGCAAATATGAagcttttatatgaaaaatctttagTCATCCATACGGAAAATAgatgtgttagtttattttggatCCCTACTCGTGTATTCTTTTTCTATGTTGTTTTGTTGGTTCACATTGTTTAGAACTCTTTGCCTTAAAAGCTTAATAATACAATccagcgacaaaaaaaaagataccgtcaccaaaacactaaaccctaaaccctaaatcataaatcataaaccctaaacccatggtaaacccatggtaaacccttggataaatcctaaatctttggatttttttaaaaatatttttaacacagtcagcaaaacactaaaccctaaactctaaatactaaaccctaaacccttggataaatctaaacctttggataaatcccAAACCCTAGgattttagaatttatccaagtgttttggatttaccaagggtttaaggtttatccaaaggtttagggtttaggatttagggtttagggtttagtttttttgattgacggtattaaaaatatatttttaacgtttttctgtttgcaattaatattattttttatttatttttagtttaaaaatataatataatttgagaatattttatttcttttggaaaagatactgaatataaaataccgaaatcttattggttgagtgaaccta
The Raphanus sativus cultivar WK10039 chromosome 1, ASM80110v3, whole genome shotgun sequence DNA segment above includes these coding regions:
- the LOC130497074 gene encoding glycine-rich cell wall structural protein-like, with product MEIWVILIIAAGSFVGVLIFFVALAGGGDGREGKGGDGREGEGGGGGMGDLRGSDYSGGHRGFSNSGGGVGGVGGWFGGGGGAL